From a region of the Methylocystis hirsuta genome:
- a CDS encoding L,D-transpeptidase: MTIIAMNRRGFLGAMLLAGAVITGRRAYGDEKMQEIGRLKPGEFIWRPELALKGPVSVVVSLPQQRVHVYRNGVRIAASTCSTGKPGHSTPTGVFVVLEKDRNHHSSLYDDAPMPNMNRLTWSGVALHAGNLPGYPASHGCVRLPAKFSELLFGVTHIGTPVIIAGAHTDPWELTHPGMVLSGYAEQEFEQVLSGLEGKKHPSDWTEAENFPVTSVVASSADHVIELIENDHVVAKSVLGLEGADKLGSHVFVLNGADQTSRGMHWSAITHHHEDAALAPDQDVIQRLRADPSFNAAMQARMHPGMTMVLTDAPLSPDSRSGKDFVIVTTE; this comes from the coding sequence ATGACCATCATTGCGATGAACCGCCGCGGATTTTTGGGCGCGATGCTGCTGGCGGGCGCCGTCATCACCGGGCGCCGCGCCTATGGCGACGAGAAGATGCAGGAGATCGGCCGGCTCAAGCCGGGCGAGTTCATCTGGCGCCCCGAGCTCGCTTTGAAGGGACCCGTCTCCGTCGTCGTGTCGCTTCCCCAGCAGCGCGTGCATGTCTATCGCAACGGCGTCCGCATCGCCGCCTCCACCTGCTCGACCGGCAAGCCCGGACATTCGACGCCGACCGGCGTCTTCGTCGTGCTGGAGAAAGACAGGAATCATCACTCCTCGCTTTACGACGACGCGCCGATGCCCAACATGAACCGCCTCACCTGGTCGGGCGTCGCGCTGCATGCCGGCAATCTGCCCGGCTATCCGGCGTCGCATGGCTGCGTGCGGCTGCCGGCGAAATTCTCCGAATTGCTGTTCGGCGTCACCCATATCGGCACGCCGGTCATCATCGCCGGCGCGCATACCGACCCGTGGGAGCTGACCCATCCGGGCATGGTGCTGAGCGGCTATGCCGAACAGGAGTTCGAGCAGGTGCTCTCGGGGCTTGAGGGCAAGAAGCATCCCTCCGACTGGACGGAAGCCGAGAATTTTCCCGTCACCAGCGTCGTCGCCTCCTCCGCCGATCATGTGATCGAGCTGATCGAGAACGACCATGTGGTGGCGAAATCCGTCCTCGGCTTGGAGGGCGCCGACAAGCTCGGCTCGCATGTGTTCGTGCTGAACGGCGCCGACCAGACTTCGCGCGGCATGCATTGGAGCGCGATCACGCATCATCACGAGGATGCGGCGCTCGCGCCGGACCAGGATGTGATCCAGCGGCTTCGCGCCGACCCGTCCTTCAACGCGGCGATGCAGGCGCGCATGCATCCCGGCATGACTATGGTGCTGACCGACGCGCCGCTGTCGCCCGACAGCCGCTCGGGCAAGGATTTCGTCATCGTCACCACCGAGTGA
- a CDS encoding HNH endonuclease — protein MEKVYTQRMAKTGAPARDIYDEIFCSSPQGRCPLCGQRPVATLDHHLPKAHYPALAVAPLNLLPACSDCNKTKLASRPTRAEEVGLHPYYDDLGNEFWLKAQVIERRPTALRFSVAAPASWNVVLTARVENHFRTLGLASLYASEAAEELINIRHQLIKLRALDTANAVRDELERRAQSCALGRPNGWRAAAYRAWQASNWFCEGGFAFA, from the coding sequence ATGGAGAAGGTCTATACGCAGCGAATGGCTAAGACGGGCGCTCCCGCTCGCGACATCTACGATGAAATATTCTGCTCGTCGCCACAAGGCAGATGCCCTCTTTGCGGACAACGGCCTGTTGCTACGCTCGACCATCATTTGCCGAAAGCGCATTATCCAGCGCTCGCGGTTGCGCCGCTAAACTTACTGCCAGCGTGCTCCGATTGTAACAAGACCAAACTTGCCTCGCGCCCCACTAGAGCTGAGGAGGTCGGTCTGCACCCCTACTATGATGATTTGGGAAATGAGTTTTGGCTGAAAGCTCAGGTCATAGAAAGGCGTCCGACCGCGCTGCGGTTTAGTGTCGCGGCACCTGCGAGCTGGAATGTGGTTCTCACGGCAAGGGTTGAAAATCACTTCCGCACCCTCGGCCTAGCTTCGCTTTACGCTTCTGAAGCTGCCGAGGAATTGATCAACATCCGGCATCAACTAATCAAGCTTCGGGCATTGGATACCGCAAATGCAGTACGAGACGAATTGGAGAGGCGCGCGCAAAGTTGTGCTTTGGGCCGCCCCAATGGCTGGCGCGCCGCAGCCTACCGTGCCTGGCAGGCAAGCAACTGGTTCTGTGAAGGCGGCTTTGCATTCGCTTAG
- a CDS encoding AAA family ATPase codes for MTYFTVLPNGEKPPTQAANKAYLLTDNWDDWFKFSTLYSLIIFDEDGERHSIGGVKIGEFNMAEDQRRAAIPERFDTLDERFFSLGQDDTYYYDLNRMGAATRDRILRGLRDVALDMELFERALREKVTGTSLLRSVTRTAVTGQFHRMARGGVRLTDYNFSYTAPKRSKGPASLTLNFTVAPESYPPTNVHVLIGRNGVGKTTLLNDMAQAIVDEEADAAMVGSFSIDLNETDDRLFTSLVSVTFSAFDPFEPLPTKQDRSEGVQYAYIGLKHVGSGKDGRARPPKSPDALSGDFGNSVLICRQGARVSRWRRALEMLQADPIFRDAEVSALARGSIESDDLKLEARKLFKKLSSGHKIVLLTITRLVETVEEKTLVLLDEPEAHLHPPLLAAFIRALSDLLINRNGVALIATHSPVVLQEVPQSCVWKIRRTGAHTVAERPDVQTFGENVGVLTREVFGLEVTHSGFHKMLRDAVGELPNYDAVVRKFNGELGDEARAIVQGLISVSDTDIEDDI; via the coding sequence ATGACCTACTTTACCGTACTACCAAACGGCGAAAAACCCCCAACGCAGGCAGCTAATAAGGCGTATCTGCTGACTGACAATTGGGACGATTGGTTCAAATTCTCAACATTATATTCGCTGATTATTTTCGACGAGGATGGAGAGCGGCATTCTATTGGTGGCGTCAAGATCGGCGAATTTAATATGGCCGAAGATCAGCGACGCGCAGCCATACCCGAGCGATTTGACACTCTGGATGAACGATTCTTTTCGTTGGGTCAGGATGACACTTACTACTATGACCTTAATAGGATGGGAGCTGCAACCCGAGACCGAATTCTTCGAGGATTACGAGATGTTGCGCTAGACATGGAGCTCTTTGAGCGAGCGCTGCGCGAAAAGGTCACCGGCACATCGCTTCTAAGGTCCGTCACTCGCACTGCGGTTACAGGACAGTTTCACCGAATGGCCCGAGGCGGCGTTCGGCTAACGGATTATAATTTTAGCTATACAGCTCCGAAGCGATCAAAGGGACCCGCATCTTTAACGTTGAATTTCACCGTTGCTCCAGAGTCTTACCCTCCAACTAACGTGCATGTTCTGATTGGTAGGAACGGCGTCGGTAAAACTACCCTCCTGAACGACATGGCACAGGCTATCGTGGATGAAGAGGCAGATGCAGCGATGGTCGGCTCGTTCTCGATAGATCTAAATGAAACGGACGATCGACTTTTTACAAGTTTGGTTTCCGTCACCTTCAGTGCTTTTGATCCATTCGAGCCGCTACCGACCAAGCAGGATAGATCTGAAGGGGTACAGTACGCATACATCGGACTGAAACATGTTGGTTCTGGTAAGGACGGCAGAGCTAGGCCGCCCAAGAGTCCTGATGCTCTCTCGGGCGACTTCGGCAACAGCGTACTGATCTGCCGTCAGGGAGCGCGTGTTAGTCGATGGCGTCGCGCGCTAGAGATGCTTCAGGCCGATCCTATCTTTCGCGATGCCGAGGTATCAGCTCTTGCTCGGGGGAGCATCGAAAGCGACGACCTGAAACTCGAGGCGAGAAAGCTTTTCAAGAAACTTAGTTCTGGTCACAAGATCGTTCTGTTGACGATCACACGCTTGGTTGAAACCGTAGAAGAGAAGACGCTGGTGCTATTGGATGAACCTGAGGCTCATCTTCATCCACCTCTGCTCGCCGCCTTCATACGTGCACTGTCTGACTTGCTTATTAATAGAAACGGGGTCGCTCTGATCGCAACTCACTCTCCAGTCGTTTTACAGGAAGTGCCACAAAGCTGCGTTTGGAAAATTAGAAGAACAGGAGCCCACACGGTAGCTGAGCGGCCGGACGTTCAGACGTTCGGAGAGAACGTCGGCGTCCTAACTCGCGAGGTGTTTGGCCTTGAGGTCACGCATTCAGGCTTTCATAAGATGCTGCGAGATGCTGTTGGTGAGTTGCCGAACTACGACGCGGTCGTTCGTAAGTTCAACGGGGAACTCGGAGATGAAGCGCGAGCTATCGTTCAAGGCTTAATTTCTGTGAGTGACACTGACATCGAAGATGATATCTGA
- a CDS encoding IS110 family transposase yields MQGKALPDQSAQAQVYVGVDVCKDWLDVYFHPLGKALRIANDRHGLKHLKRACEGVAIARLVLEATGKYHRQAHRSLHAAGLPVAVVNPLRSRLFAEAVGALAKTDRIDARMLALLGARLDPAAAPPAGEAMDGLQELVRARQSAVADKTALSNRAGEAETDFLRVELAQLIAEAERHIARLDEEIGRRIDTDERLAERFRILLSIKGVGPIAAMTLLSCLGEIGACSGKGAAMLAGLAPIARDSGDKNGQRRIRGGRAHVRTALYMAAVAAARWNPDLAAFYKRLRENGKAAKIAITAVMRKIVVLANVLIRENRQWTPTRP; encoded by the coding sequence ATGCAAGGCAAGGCATTGCCCGACCAAAGCGCGCAAGCGCAAGTTTACGTCGGCGTCGACGTCTGTAAAGACTGGCTCGACGTTTATTTCCATCCGCTTGGCAAGGCCCTGCGGATCGCCAACGACCGTCACGGCTTGAAGCACCTGAAACGCGCGTGCGAAGGCGTCGCCATCGCGCGCCTCGTTTTGGAGGCGACCGGCAAGTATCATCGGCAAGCGCATCGCAGCCTTCATGCGGCGGGCCTGCCCGTAGCCGTGGTCAATCCGCTGCGTTCGCGATTGTTCGCCGAGGCGGTTGGCGCGCTCGCCAAGACCGATCGGATCGACGCGCGCATGCTGGCGTTGCTTGGCGCGCGCCTCGATCCGGCCGCCGCGCCGCCGGCAGGCGAAGCCATGGACGGGCTGCAGGAGCTCGTGCGCGCCAGGCAATCCGCCGTGGCCGACAAGACCGCGCTCTCCAATCGCGCCGGCGAGGCTGAAACGGATTTTTTGCGCGTCGAGCTGGCGCAGCTCATCGCCGAGGCGGAACGTCATATTGCTCGCCTCGACGAAGAGATCGGACGACGCATCGACACCGACGAACGGCTGGCCGAGCGCTTTCGCATCCTTTTGTCGATCAAGGGCGTCGGCCCCATCGCGGCGATGACGCTCCTTTCCTGTCTTGGCGAAATCGGCGCTTGCTCGGGAAAAGGCGCGGCCATGCTCGCGGGCCTCGCCCCGATCGCCCGCGACAGTGGCGACAAAAATGGCCAGCGGCGCATCCGCGGAGGGCGCGCCCATGTGCGGACCGCCCTCTATATGGCGGCCGTCGCCGCCGCGAGATGGAACCCTGATCTCGCCGCCTTTTACAAACGTCTACGCGAAAACGGAAAAGCCGCCAAAATCGCCATCACGGCCGTCATGCGAAAAATCGTCGTTCTCGCAAACGTCCTCATCCGTGAAAATCGTCAGTGGACCCCAACGCGGCCTTGA